One window from the genome of Terrimicrobium sacchariphilum encodes:
- the nuoD gene encoding NADH dehydrogenase (quinone) subunit D, translated as MATTIEHPDALSRGLQSVRDAQEVGELLGETLTLNMGPSHPSTHGVLRIVLDLDGEVITRGMPDVGYLHRGDEKIAENMQYNQFVPYTDRLDYLAPIANNVAYALAVEKLMGWELPPRGKAIRVICCELARISSHLLGVGCMAMDIGAITVFLYTFTEREKIYNLVELLSGARFTTSYTRVGGQTHDLPETFLPQLKEFIRTFKPALEETDGLLTRNRIFVDRCKDVGVISKEDAIAYALSGPNLRGSGIDHDLRRKNPYLDYEKYDFEVPVGTVGDSYDRYLVRMEEMRQSIRILEQVIDKLPTGPINVIDPKQMLPVKTDVLTKMEELIHHFIRVTEGVDAPAGEVYFGAENPKGELGFFIHSKGGGVPYRLKIRSPSFVNLSILPKILPGHLVSDVVTILGSFDFVMGECDR; from the coding sequence ATGGCGACGACAATTGAACATCCCGATGCTCTTTCCAGGGGCCTTCAGAGTGTGCGTGACGCACAGGAAGTCGGAGAACTGCTCGGCGAGACGCTGACACTGAACATGGGGCCGTCGCACCCCTCGACTCATGGCGTGCTCCGTATCGTTCTCGACCTCGACGGCGAGGTGATCACCCGCGGCATGCCCGACGTCGGTTACCTGCATCGCGGCGACGAAAAAATCGCCGAGAACATGCAGTACAACCAGTTCGTTCCCTACACGGACCGTCTGGACTATCTCGCTCCCATCGCCAACAACGTCGCCTACGCGCTCGCGGTGGAAAAACTCATGGGCTGGGAACTCCCGCCCCGTGGCAAGGCCATCCGCGTGATCTGTTGCGAGCTGGCCCGCATTTCCTCCCACCTTCTCGGCGTGGGCTGCATGGCGATGGATATCGGCGCCATCACCGTCTTCCTCTACACCTTCACCGAGCGCGAAAAGATCTACAACCTCGTCGAGCTCCTCAGCGGCGCGCGCTTCACCACGAGCTACACCCGCGTCGGCGGCCAGACGCACGACCTGCCTGAGACTTTCCTTCCGCAGCTCAAGGAGTTCATCCGCACCTTCAAACCCGCCCTCGAGGAAACCGACGGTCTGCTCACCCGCAACCGCATCTTCGTCGACCGATGCAAGGACGTCGGTGTGATCTCGAAGGAAGACGCCATCGCCTACGCGCTCTCCGGCCCGAACCTTCGTGGTTCCGGCATCGATCACGACCTGCGCCGCAAGAATCCCTACCTCGACTACGAGAAATACGACTTTGAAGTTCCCGTGGGAACCGTGGGCGACAGCTACGACCGCTATCTCGTCCGCATGGAGGAGATGCGCCAGAGCATTCGCATCCTCGAGCAGGTCATCGACAAGCTCCCGACCGGCCCGATCAACGTCATCGACCCGAAGCAGATGCTCCCGGTCAAGACGGACGTGCTGACGAAGATGGAAGAGCTCATCCACCACTTCATCCGCGTCACCGAGGGCGTCGATGCCCCGGCGGGCGAGGTGTACTTCGGCGCGGAAAACCCGAAGGGCGAGCTCGGCTTCTTTATTCACTCCAAGGGCGGCGGCGTTCCGTACCGCCTCAAGATTCGCAGCCCAAGCTTCGTGAATCTCAGCATCCTTCCCAAGATCCTGCCCGGCCACCTCGTCAGCGACGTCGTGACCATTCTGGGATCGTTTGACTTTGTGATGGGCGAGTGCGACCGCTAG
- a CDS encoding ATP-dependent DNA helicase gives MISLHTDEGRAGEGVFEREVREIFSPSGLLAAASNYEYRAEQQQMATEVARVLEQGGHLVVEAGTGVGKSLAYLIPAALHAAATKRKAVISTHTIALQEQLIYKDIPLVQKLLPIEFEAALLKGRHNYVCGTRLDRAMTQSGDLFSPEQRKELERIHEWSLTTKDGSLSDFIEQPDPAIWEEIRSEQHLCSAKICGRNPRCFYQALRRRILSADMVVLNHALLFTLLGGVDEGEDRASGILFSNDFVIFDEAHTLEDVASRHIGIEISQLGLKRSLQRLYNPRTRKGLFQAMKDGSACSVVAELLPKSDAFFESVSEHCEFRKGREFRVREPGLADASELSDGLVRMSEYLKVQAGKTEDDVRKSELQDAARKIREARQGIVDFLEVGHEDYVYWVEQSGRRETYCNLRAAPVDLADTLRRLLFRDNACTIMTSATLSVGAGNLGYFRNRVGAQDAHAVQIGSPFDYQKQMSLHLVKQMPEPKDPGYHKALEKWIAHFADQSKARAFVLFTSYQTMRHAAEALEGHFADKGWTLLVQGTGMPAVRMVKEFRENPHSVLFGVDSFWAGVDVPGEALSNVIITRLPFATPDHPLTEARLEVIESQGGRAFEQYSLPEAILKLRQGVGRLIRTKSDTGMIVILDSRILSKPYGRSFLRALPECPTHIH, from the coding sequence ATGATCTCCCTGCACACCGACGAAGGACGCGCCGGCGAGGGAGTTTTCGAACGGGAAGTCCGCGAAATTTTCTCCCCGAGCGGCCTCTTGGCCGCCGCCTCCAACTACGAATATCGCGCCGAGCAGCAGCAAATGGCCACGGAAGTCGCCCGCGTGCTGGAACAAGGGGGCCATCTCGTCGTTGAGGCGGGCACGGGTGTCGGAAAATCACTCGCCTACCTCATTCCCGCCGCCCTCCATGCGGCGGCGACCAAGCGAAAAGCGGTCATCTCGACCCACACCATTGCCTTGCAGGAACAGCTCATCTACAAAGATATCCCACTGGTCCAGAAGCTGTTACCTATCGAATTCGAGGCTGCGCTCCTGAAAGGCCGGCACAATTACGTCTGCGGAACCCGGCTCGACCGGGCCATGACGCAATCCGGCGACCTGTTCTCCCCCGAGCAGCGCAAGGAACTGGAGCGCATCCACGAGTGGAGCCTGACGACGAAGGATGGCTCGCTGAGCGACTTCATCGAGCAGCCCGACCCGGCGATCTGGGAGGAAATCCGCAGCGAGCAGCACCTGTGCTCGGCCAAGATCTGCGGGCGCAACCCCCGGTGCTTCTACCAGGCCCTGCGCCGCCGCATTCTCTCCGCCGACATGGTGGTGCTCAACCACGCGCTGCTTTTCACCCTGCTGGGAGGAGTCGACGAGGGTGAGGACCGGGCGAGTGGCATCCTTTTTTCCAATGATTTCGTGATCTTCGACGAGGCGCACACCCTGGAGGACGTGGCCTCGCGGCACATCGGCATCGAGATTTCGCAGCTCGGTCTGAAGCGCTCGCTGCAGAGGCTCTACAACCCGCGCACCCGCAAGGGGCTCTTCCAAGCCATGAAAGATGGCTCCGCGTGCAGCGTCGTGGCAGAGTTGCTGCCAAAATCGGACGCCTTCTTTGAGTCGGTCTCGGAGCATTGCGAGTTTCGCAAAGGGCGCGAGTTTCGCGTGCGCGAACCCGGCCTCGCCGATGCCTCGGAGCTCAGCGACGGGCTCGTGCGCATGAGCGAGTACCTGAAAGTCCAGGCCGGCAAGACCGAGGATGACGTGCGGAAATCCGAACTGCAGGACGCCGCGCGCAAGATTCGCGAAGCCCGCCAGGGCATCGTGGATTTCCTCGAGGTGGGCCACGAGGATTACGTCTACTGGGTCGAGCAATCCGGCCGCCGGGAGACCTATTGCAACCTGCGAGCCGCGCCGGTCGACCTGGCCGATACCCTGCGGCGGCTGCTTTTCCGGGACAACGCCTGCACCATCATGACCAGCGCCACGCTCTCCGTCGGCGCAGGGAATCTCGGGTATTTCCGCAATCGCGTCGGAGCGCAGGATGCTCACGCCGTCCAGATCGGCAGCCCCTTCGATTACCAGAAGCAGATGTCGCTGCATCTCGTGAAGCAGATGCCGGAACCGAAAGATCCGGGCTACCACAAGGCGCTGGAGAAATGGATCGCGCACTTCGCCGACCAGAGCAAAGCGCGCGCCTTTGTCCTTTTCACCAGCTACCAGACGATGCGCCACGCCGCCGAGGCGCTGGAAGGGCACTTCGCCGACAAGGGCTGGACGCTCCTCGTCCAGGGTACGGGAATGCCTGCCGTGCGCATGGTGAAGGAATTCCGCGAAAACCCGCACAGCGTGCTCTTCGGTGTGGACAGCTTCTGGGCCGGAGTCGACGTGCCGGGCGAAGCATTGTCCAATGTCATCATCACCCGCCTCCCGTTTGCCACCCCGGACCATCCACTCACGGAGGCCCGGCTGGAGGTCATCGAGTCGCAGGGCGGACGGGCCTTTGAGCAGTACTCGCTCCCCGAGGCCATCCTGAAGCTCCGCCAGGGCGTTGGCCGACTGATCCGGACCAAGTCGGATACCGGGATGATCGTCATTCTCGACAGCCGCATCCTCAGCAAGCCCTACGGGCGCTCCTTCCTCCGCGCCCTGCCCGAATGCCCGACGCACATCCACTAG
- a CDS encoding DMT family protein, with the protein MPPIVTTTLLLILSNLFMTFAWYGHLKTMKTQPLIYAILVSWGIAFFEYMLQVPANRIGSSMLTLPQLKIMQEVITLSVFVPFAVFYMGQPIKLDYLWAGLCMVGAVFFIFRSA; encoded by the coding sequence ATGCCGCCGATTGTTACGACCACCCTGCTGCTGATTCTGTCGAATCTCTTCATGACCTTCGCGTGGTACGGCCACCTGAAGACGATGAAGACGCAGCCGCTCATCTACGCCATCCTGGTGAGTTGGGGCATCGCGTTCTTTGAGTACATGCTCCAGGTCCCGGCCAATCGCATCGGGTCCAGCATGCTCACCCTGCCGCAGTTGAAGATCATGCAGGAGGTGATCACGCTTTCGGTCTTTGTGCCATTTGCGGTCTTCTACATGGGCCAGCCGATCAAGCTCGACTATCTCTGGGCGGGCCTCTGCATGGTCGGAGCGGTGTTTTTCATCTTCCGCTCCGCCTAG
- a CDS encoding histidine triad nucleotide-binding protein: protein MTLFEKIIAREIPAQIVYEDDLSIAIRDINPQAPVHVLVIPKKPIARVGEAQPEDQALLGHLLLTAAKVAKQEGLENGFRITINQGVDGGETVPHMHVHVLGGHSLSWPPG, encoded by the coding sequence ATGACGCTCTTCGAAAAGATCATCGCCCGGGAGATTCCCGCGCAGATCGTTTACGAGGACGACCTGAGCATCGCGATTCGCGACATCAATCCGCAGGCGCCTGTCCACGTGCTGGTCATTCCCAAGAAGCCCATTGCACGCGTGGGTGAGGCCCAGCCGGAAGATCAGGCTCTCCTTGGTCATTTGCTGCTCACCGCCGCCAAGGTGGCAAAGCAGGAAGGGCTGGAAAATGGTTTCCGCATCACGATTAACCAGGGTGTGGATGGCGGCGAGACCGTGCCGCACATGCACGTGCATGTGCTCGGCGGTCATTCGCTCAGCTGGCCTCCAGGCTAG
- a CDS encoding 2-dehydropantoate 2-reductase — protein sequence MIPGRIGIVGSGSIGLYYGAKLAATGHDVAFLMRGGLEEARRDGIRVYSETTGDVHLAEPTVFASAEEIGPCSLVINSLKATSNDVLAHAIPPLLGPDTALLTLQNGLGGDELLASQFGAERVLGGLCFICLTRRTPASVNHVGKGKLSIGEFGRPVSSRLRKIAEAFNTARVHTDVVENLAEERWRKLVWNIPFNGLSVAAGGVTVDTILADPVLHQRCRGLMEETIATANALGFPIEEKYADFQIDRTYPMGPYAPSTLIDWRAGQKLEVEPIWGEPLRRARTAGVTTPLLEALYAQLVALNAALP from the coding sequence ATGATTCCCGGGCGTATCGGTATCGTCGGCTCGGGTTCCATCGGGCTGTATTACGGCGCAAAGCTGGCGGCGACAGGCCACGATGTCGCCTTTCTCATGCGGGGCGGACTCGAGGAGGCTCGCCGCGATGGAATCCGGGTATATTCAGAGACGACGGGGGACGTCCACCTCGCAGAACCCACCGTGTTCGCTTCGGCGGAGGAAATCGGCCCCTGCAGCCTTGTGATCAACTCGCTCAAGGCGACGTCCAATGATGTCCTCGCACACGCAATTCCGCCCCTGCTTGGCCCCGACACGGCGTTGCTGACGCTGCAAAACGGCCTGGGCGGCGATGAACTGCTTGCCAGCCAGTTTGGCGCGGAGCGCGTGCTCGGAGGACTGTGTTTCATCTGTCTCACCCGCAGGACCCCGGCGAGCGTCAATCATGTCGGCAAGGGGAAGCTCTCCATCGGGGAGTTTGGCCGCCCGGTATCCAGCCGCCTCCGTAAAATAGCCGAGGCCTTCAATACCGCCCGCGTTCACACCGACGTGGTGGAAAATCTCGCCGAGGAACGCTGGCGCAAGCTGGTCTGGAACATCCCGTTCAACGGCCTTTCCGTCGCCGCTGGCGGCGTCACGGTCGATACCATCCTGGCCGATCCGGTTCTGCACCAGCGTTGCCGCGGGTTGATGGAGGAGACCATCGCCACCGCCAATGCTCTCGGGTTTCCCATCGAGGAAAAATACGCCGACTTCCAGATCGATCGCACCTACCCGATGGGGCCATACGCGCCCTCGACACTCATCGATTGGCGGGCGGGGCAAAAGCTCGAGGTCGAGCCGATCTGGGGCGAGCCGCTCCGTCGGGCTCGTACCGCCGGGGTGACCACCCCGCTCCTCGAGGCGCTTTACGCCCAGTTGGTTGCCCTCAACGCTGCATTGCCGTAA
- a CDS encoding S1C family serine protease: MSNRSVSKLTLPGTPLWAAAAVVLLSSLGAYCQDDLGNKITCEVNRVFQERRNAVVRVEALDHHGRLTGTGFFTDPSGTIYTLSYIVANAQEVTVMYGDEKIPAKVLVADPRSGIALLKADISSPFIPQGNSHKLALSTPVLTIGYTPGFSDTPSFGIVGGFDRKFLGKYFTTTHIRANLPVQAGFGGAPLLNLNGEVVGIIIAGVGGGASCYAVPIEAAEKIRMDYARFGEPRHGWLGVKAEEQDEKIDGSNVRVSEVGSDTPAAQAGLKPGDILLQIGSVKITEPEDIIDASYFLTAGDKVAVEIVRDGQKKTIEVESARHPATGVPSSPNELVGQVPMFIFQ, encoded by the coding sequence ATGAGCAACCGCTCAGTTTCTAAACTCACGCTCCCCGGCACCCCGCTTTGGGCCGCTGCGGCAGTCGTCCTGCTGTCCAGCCTCGGCGCCTACTGTCAGGACGACCTCGGCAACAAGATCACCTGCGAGGTCAACCGTGTCTTTCAGGAGCGCCGCAATGCCGTCGTTCGCGTCGAGGCTCTCGATCATCATGGTCGCCTGACCGGTACCGGATTCTTCACCGACCCCTCGGGTACGATTTACACCCTTTCCTACATCGTGGCCAATGCCCAGGAGGTGACGGTCATGTATGGAGACGAAAAGATTCCCGCCAAGGTGCTGGTGGCTGATCCCCGCAGCGGCATCGCCCTGCTGAAAGCAGATATATCCTCGCCGTTCATCCCTCAGGGCAACTCGCACAAGCTCGCTCTGTCCACGCCGGTCCTCACAATCGGCTATACCCCTGGATTTTCCGATACCCCGAGCTTCGGCATCGTCGGCGGGTTTGATCGCAAATTTCTCGGGAAATATTTCACCACCACCCACATTCGCGCCAATCTGCCCGTTCAGGCAGGTTTTGGTGGCGCGCCTCTCTTGAATCTCAACGGCGAAGTGGTTGGGATCATCATTGCCGGAGTCGGCGGTGGAGCTTCCTGCTATGCGGTACCGATCGAAGCAGCGGAAAAGATCCGCATGGACTACGCCCGCTTTGGTGAGCCTCGCCATGGCTGGCTGGGCGTGAAGGCCGAGGAGCAGGATGAAAAAATCGACGGCTCCAATGTGCGCGTCTCCGAAGTGGGTTCCGATACTCCAGCCGCCCAGGCGGGATTGAAACCCGGCGACATTCTTCTTCAGATCGGTTCCGTAAAAATCACTGAGCCGGAAGACATCATCGACGCCAGCTACTTCCTCACCGCTGGAGACAAGGTCGCGGTGGAAATCGTTCGCGATGGACAAAAGAAGACCATCGAGGTCGAGTCCGCGCGCCACCCGGCCACCGGCGTTCCGTCGTCCCCGAATGAACTCGTCGGACAGGTGCCGATGTTTATCTTCCAGTAG
- a CDS encoding NAD(P)/FAD-dependent oxidoreductase, giving the protein MNITSTEKACPPVLVVVGGGFGGLSAVKELDGKPVKIILIDRSNHHLFQPLLYQVATAGLSPADIAQPIRAILRNQENVTVVLDEVKEIHPETREVVTGDLTFHYDYLIVAAGARHHYFGNNDWEPLAPGLKSLEDAVELRRRVLLAFEVAEKAPTPALREAAMTFVVVGAGPTGVEMAGAISELARFTLRKDFRRINPAEAKVILIEAGPRVLPTFDPTLSESAMNQLKNLHVDVRVNSAVKRISEGEVQVNETVIPTRTVIWAAGNKASPLAAMLGTEVDRQGRVKVNADLSIPGHPHVFAIGDMITATYDGGKPVPGVSPAAMQAGRHAAKNILHLIQREPTEPWNYFDKGSMATIGRNAAVAQIGSFKFGGLLAWAAWVFVHLLFLIGFRNRSAVFLQWIWAYFTYGKGARLISGPTGRWGILTLTKHDS; this is encoded by the coding sequence ATGAATATCACTTCGACTGAAAAAGCATGCCCCCCCGTGCTCGTCGTCGTAGGAGGAGGTTTTGGGGGGCTGTCGGCCGTCAAGGAACTGGACGGCAAGCCGGTCAAAATCATCCTCATCGACCGGAGCAATCACCATCTCTTTCAACCCCTCCTCTACCAGGTGGCCACTGCCGGGCTGTCCCCGGCGGACATTGCCCAGCCGATCCGGGCCATCCTGCGGAATCAGGAGAATGTCACCGTCGTGCTCGACGAAGTGAAGGAAATCCACCCTGAGACCCGCGAGGTGGTCACAGGTGACCTGACTTTTCACTACGATTATCTCATCGTCGCCGCCGGAGCACGGCATCACTATTTTGGCAACAATGACTGGGAACCCCTGGCCCCGGGCTTGAAGAGCCTTGAGGACGCGGTGGAACTCCGCCGGCGCGTGCTCCTCGCCTTTGAGGTGGCGGAGAAGGCACCGACCCCCGCGCTGCGCGAAGCCGCCATGACCTTCGTCGTGGTGGGAGCAGGACCTACTGGCGTGGAAATGGCCGGGGCGATCTCCGAACTTGCGCGATTCACTCTTCGCAAGGACTTTCGCCGCATCAACCCGGCGGAGGCCAAGGTGATTCTCATCGAAGCCGGGCCGCGCGTGCTCCCGACCTTTGATCCGACCCTCTCCGAGAGCGCCATGAACCAGCTGAAAAACCTGCACGTCGACGTGCGTGTGAACAGCGCGGTGAAGCGCATCTCAGAGGGCGAGGTGCAGGTGAACGAGACCGTGATCCCGACGCGCACCGTCATCTGGGCGGCGGGCAACAAGGCATCGCCGCTGGCCGCCATGCTGGGTACCGAAGTCGACCGCCAGGGGCGCGTGAAGGTCAATGCCGACCTGAGCATTCCCGGCCATCCGCACGTCTTTGCCATCGGGGACATGATCACCGCGACGTACGACGGCGGCAAGCCGGTCCCGGGAGTCAGCCCGGCCGCGATGCAGGCCGGACGACACGCGGCAAAGAACATCCTGCACCTCATCCAGCGGGAGCCGACGGAACCTTGGAACTACTTTGACAAGGGCAGCATGGCGACCATCGGACGCAACGCGGCCGTGGCGCAGATCGGATCATTCAAGTTCGGCGGCTTGCTGGCATGGGCGGCGTGGGTTTTCGTCCACCTGCTCTTTCTCATCGGCTTTCGCAACCGCTCGGCGGTCTTCCTCCAATGGATCTGGGCGTATTTCACCTACGGCAAGGGCGCTCGTCTCATCTCTGGTCCGACGGGACGCTGGGGTATCCTCACCCTCACGAAGCACGATTCATGA
- a CDS encoding LptF/LptG family permease, translated as MKILDRYVLQKFLLPFIYCFFGFIAIWFIFDLSDNLQDFMQGKAGFDILLAYYMSQIPQIVVICLPIGLLLALLYSLTSMSRTNEIISMLGAGLSVVRILIPLFAVGLVLTAITAYFNYESAPHAEQIKKQMLREIKRGKKLIGGINAHLFRNRDDNRTWFIRRVYVNDNRLDDLEIVQQNADGKIVQVWYANKGTFDPITKNWILNRARHVEMTPSGDIIKSEFKDEIILSGWSETPPRIASSVMKPEYLSVPELKEYLFFNSDFPERRLAPFTTHLQYRWALPWVCLVVVLIAAPMGIVYSRRGILGGVALAIGLFFGLVFVSSLFVALGKGDRMNPYFATWGPLAIFGAIGLYLLWLRSTNRDLPKLKMPWMS; from the coding sequence ATGAAAATACTCGACCGATACGTGCTGCAGAAATTTTTGCTGCCGTTCATCTACTGCTTTTTCGGCTTCATCGCCATCTGGTTTATTTTTGACCTCAGCGACAATCTCCAGGATTTCATGCAGGGCAAGGCCGGCTTTGACATCCTCCTGGCCTACTACATGTCTCAGATCCCGCAGATCGTCGTGATCTGTCTGCCGATCGGTTTGTTGCTTGCGCTTCTGTATTCGCTCACCTCGATGTCCCGCACGAATGAGATTATCTCGATGCTCGGAGCGGGTTTGAGTGTGGTGCGCATCCTGATTCCGCTTTTCGCCGTGGGGCTCGTGCTCACTGCCATCACCGCCTATTTCAACTACGAGTCCGCGCCGCATGCCGAGCAGATCAAAAAGCAGATGCTGCGCGAGATCAAGCGAGGCAAGAAGCTCATCGGCGGCATCAATGCCCATCTGTTCCGCAATCGCGACGATAACCGGACATGGTTCATCCGCCGCGTTTACGTGAATGACAACCGTCTCGACGATCTCGAGATCGTTCAGCAGAACGCGGACGGGAAGATCGTTCAGGTCTGGTATGCGAACAAGGGGACATTCGATCCCATTACGAAAAACTGGATTCTCAACCGTGCCCGCCACGTCGAGATGACGCCCTCAGGTGATATCATCAAGTCGGAGTTCAAGGACGAGATCATACTCTCCGGCTGGAGTGAAACGCCCCCGCGTATTGCCAGTTCGGTGATGAAGCCCGAGTATCTGTCCGTTCCGGAGCTTAAAGAGTATCTCTTTTTCAACAGCGACTTCCCCGAGCGTCGTCTCGCCCCATTTACGACACACCTGCAGTATCGCTGGGCGTTGCCGTGGGTCTGTCTTGTGGTGGTGCTGATTGCGGCGCCGATGGGCATTGTTTATTCCCGTCGAGGCATCCTCGGGGGAGTAGCCCTGGCTATAGGCTTGTTTTTCGGTCTGGTCTTCGTCAGCAGCCTCTTTGTGGCGCTCGGCAAGGGCGATCGCATGAACCCGTATTTTGCCACCTGGGGACCCCTTGCCATCTTCGGAGCGATCGGTCTCTATCTGCTCTGGCTCCGGTCGACGAACCGTGACCTGCCAAAGCTTAAAATGCCCTGGATGTCGTAA
- the dusB gene encoding tRNA dihydrouridine synthase DusB, translating into MSADFPIFLAPMAGVTNTVFRRICRAKGADVLTTEFVSAEGILHRNDRTKYYLEFVEEERPLGVQLFGAEPERLAEAARAVIDWVQPDFLDLNFGCPVNKVVCKNGGSALLRDCPLLSRVAEAVVKASAPVPVTAKIRIGWDRNSVNATQTAAVLEQCGIQRIAVHGRTKEQGYSGEADWNVIAEVVAAVKVPVIGNGDITCAADVLRRRRETGVSGVMIGRAAMASPWIFEEIRAALASVESPVPPTMEERWKMIREHCAGEIVWRRDEKIAMKAMRARLMAYTKGVPEGARLRERLSHVESLAQLDDIAATHLLHIAQIEA; encoded by the coding sequence ATGTCGGCGGATTTTCCCATTTTCCTCGCGCCCATGGCGGGCGTGACCAACACCGTGTTCCGGCGCATCTGCCGGGCCAAGGGAGCCGACGTGTTGACGACGGAGTTCGTCTCCGCCGAGGGCATCCTGCATCGCAATGATCGCACGAAGTATTATCTCGAGTTCGTCGAGGAGGAGCGTCCGCTTGGCGTCCAGCTCTTCGGTGCGGAACCCGAGCGTCTCGCCGAGGCGGCGCGGGCCGTCATCGACTGGGTGCAGCCGGACTTTCTCGATCTGAATTTCGGGTGTCCGGTGAACAAGGTTGTTTGCAAAAATGGTGGATCAGCTCTTTTGCGCGACTGTCCGCTTCTTTCTCGCGTGGCCGAGGCGGTGGTGAAGGCCTCGGCTCCGGTTCCTGTGACGGCGAAAATCCGTATCGGGTGGGATAGGAATTCCGTCAACGCGACGCAGACCGCTGCGGTGCTTGAGCAGTGCGGCATTCAGCGCATCGCGGTGCATGGACGTACCAAGGAACAGGGATATTCCGGTGAAGCTGACTGGAATGTCATCGCTGAGGTGGTGGCGGCCGTGAAGGTGCCGGTGATCGGCAATGGGGATATCACCTGCGCGGCGGATGTTTTGCGCCGCAGACGGGAAACCGGTGTGTCCGGGGTGATGATCGGCCGGGCAGCCATGGCGTCCCCGTGGATATTTGAAGAAATCCGGGCTGCTCTTGCCAGCGTGGAATCTCCCGTGCCTCCGACCATGGAGGAGCGCTGGAAGATGATTCGCGAGCACTGCGCAGGCGAGATCGTCTGGCGTCGCGACGAGAAGATCGCGATGAAAGCGATGCGCGCCCGGCTGATGGCCTACACCAAGGGAGTACCTGAGGGTGCTCGCTTGCGCGAACGCCTTTCCCACGTCGAGAGCCTTGCTCAATTGGACGATATCGCTGCCACCCACCTCTTGCATATCGCGCAAATCGAGGCCTGA
- a CDS encoding RNA polymerase sigma factor, with product MRARFMPDEPEIPDEELVARTRAGDPDAFSDLVVRYSPRLYGLVYNMTSNHEDTNDLLQEIFAKAYRSITGFRGNSSFYTWMHSIAVNMTINFLKKRGRRQGMSLDDIDSNIQNDREFIEVTSGNDPRHEANLSELQQRLNEAMQKLSHEHRAVVTMFDIQGMPHAEIAKVLGISEGTVRSRLFYAHRQLQNYLEEFIKR from the coding sequence GTGCGGGCTCGCTTCATGCCAGACGAACCCGAGATTCCTGATGAAGAGCTTGTCGCCCGCACGCGTGCGGGGGACCCCGACGCATTCTCGGATCTGGTCGTGCGCTACAGTCCGCGCCTTTACGGCCTCGTGTATAACATGACCTCCAATCACGAGGACACAAACGATCTGCTGCAGGAAATTTTCGCCAAAGCCTACCGTTCGATCACCGGATTCCGGGGAAATTCCTCCTTCTACACGTGGATGCATTCGATCGCCGTGAACATGACGATCAACTTCCTCAAGAAACGGGGCCGCCGCCAGGGAATGAGCCTCGATGACATTGACTCGAATATTCAGAATGACCGGGAATTCATCGAAGTCACCTCAGGGAACGACCCGCGCCACGAGGCAAACCTGAGCGAACTTCAACAAAGATTGAACGAGGCCATGCAGAAGCTGTCTCATGAACATAGAGCGGTCGTTACGATGTTCGATATTCAGGGGATGCCGCACGCGGAAATCGCCAAGGTGCTCGGGATATCGGAAGGGACCGTACGATCGCGGCTGTTTTACGCACACCGCCAGTTGCAAAATTACCTGGAAGAGTTTATCAAACGCTGA
- a CDS encoding DUF4230 domain-containing protein — translation MPDAHPLEAPRPPRKVWRTTLAIISAALALVVLIAAATTWWMTYRVTTEARSVARAIAEEFRQAFQLTPEVRINSLVVVAANTPVAELVTMQKQARVRHAWSQTWMHSTKAIEVEATFTARAGFDLHEPFRITIDPATGSVITQLPPARILSLGMTDVSIPRDEDGYWNKLTQQDREQAFRELEEAARKQFAESDLVADATREGEIRIRDLIHKATESGTPIVTTPAPTPR, via the coding sequence ATGCCCGACGCACATCCACTAGAAGCACCGCGTCCACCGCGAAAAGTCTGGCGCACCACGCTGGCGATCATCAGCGCCGCGCTCGCGCTGGTCGTGCTCATCGCGGCGGCGACGACCTGGTGGATGACGTATCGGGTGACCACCGAGGCGCGCAGCGTCGCCCGGGCCATCGCGGAGGAATTCCGCCAAGCGTTTCAGCTGACTCCCGAGGTGCGCATCAACTCCCTCGTCGTGGTGGCCGCCAATACGCCGGTCGCCGAACTGGTGACGATGCAGAAACAGGCCCGCGTGCGCCACGCCTGGAGCCAGACGTGGATGCACAGCACGAAGGCCATCGAGGTCGAGGCCACCTTCACGGCCCGCGCGGGATTTGACCTGCACGAGCCCTTTCGCATCACCATCGATCCCGCGACCGGCTCGGTCATTACGCAACTGCCCCCGGCCCGCATCCTCTCCCTTGGCATGACCGACGTGAGCATTCCTCGCGACGAGGATGGATACTGGAACAAGCTCACCCAGCAGGACCGGGAGCAGGCATTTCGAGAGCTGGAGGAAGCCGCACGGAAACAATTCGCAGAGTCCGATCTGGTCGCCGATGCCACCCGCGAGGGGGAAATCCGTATTCGTGATCTCATCCACAAGGCTACCGAATCAGGCACCCCAATCGTCACAACTCCTGCTCCCACGCCGCGTTAG